A DNA window from Caulobacter mirabilis contains the following coding sequences:
- a CDS encoding DUF4282 domain-containing protein, which translates to MAPKSRKRGSGGGILWDLLTFDRLISGPLIHLIYWSGLGVIVLGAFGAIGAAVGVVLSDDDIVGKLLALPVSIAGVLVCVALVLLWRSFCEFYVAIFRISEDLRAMRQAGETDLSRAAPTAPPPQRFNV; encoded by the coding sequence ATGGCGCCCAAATCGAGAAAGCGCGGGTCCGGCGGCGGCATCCTGTGGGATCTGCTGACCTTCGATCGCCTGATCAGCGGCCCGCTGATTCACCTGATCTACTGGTCGGGACTGGGCGTCATCGTCCTGGGCGCCTTCGGGGCGATCGGGGCGGCCGTCGGCGTGGTCCTCAGCGACGACGACATCGTCGGCAAGCTGCTGGCCCTGCCGGTGTCGATCGCCGGCGTCCTGGTCTGCGTGGCGCTGGTCCTGCTGTGGCGCTCGTTCTGCGAGTTCTACGTCGCCATCTTCCGCATCTCGGAAGACCTGCGCGCCATGCGCCAAGCGGGCGAGACCGACCTGAGCCGGGCGGCGCCGACCGCCCCGCCGCCGCAGCGCTTCAACGTCTGA
- a CDS encoding endo-1,4-beta-xylanase, translated as MAAQALHAADPAWTDLAATHFSQLTAEWEMKMEYIVQPDGGFRFDRGDALANFARSRGMRLFGHTLVWYANEPEAFARLDERRQSFEGALRNYVTAVVGRYRGLASGWDVINEPIKDDGSGPRDSLWSRRLGQVGHFKVAFEAARAADPDAVLFTNDYHLESKPAKLASYQRLIDEVLSAGVPLTGIGCQTHLIADLPAGALTRTLKVLAGFGLPIHLSEMDVSLIHGGLFASRRDSELAQARLYGEAMEAFAALPERQQFAFTVWGLRDRDSWLTRQNAQDAPLLFDDRGQPKAAFAAVVDALRR; from the coding sequence GTGGCCGCCCAGGCGTTGCACGCAGCCGATCCGGCCTGGACCGATCTGGCCGCGACCCACTTCTCCCAGCTCACCGCCGAGTGGGAGATGAAGATGGAATACATCGTCCAGCCGGACGGCGGCTTCCGCTTCGACCGGGGCGACGCCCTGGCCAACTTCGCGCGCAGCCGCGGGATGCGCCTCTTCGGCCATACGCTGGTCTGGTACGCCAACGAGCCCGAGGCCTTCGCCAGGCTGGACGAACGGCGGCAGAGCTTCGAGGGCGCGCTGCGCAACTACGTCACCGCCGTGGTCGGCCGCTATCGCGGGCTGGCCAGCGGCTGGGACGTGATCAACGAGCCGATCAAGGACGACGGCTCGGGCCCGCGCGACAGCCTGTGGAGTCGCCGGCTGGGCCAGGTCGGGCATTTCAAGGTCGCCTTCGAGGCCGCCCGGGCCGCCGACCCCGACGCCGTACTGTTCACCAACGACTATCACCTGGAGAGCAAGCCGGCGAAGCTGGCCAGCTACCAGCGCCTGATCGACGAGGTCCTGTCGGCGGGCGTCCCGCTGACCGGCATCGGTTGCCAGACCCACCTGATCGCCGATCTGCCGGCCGGGGCGCTCACCCGGACGCTGAAGGTGCTGGCCGGCTTCGGCCTGCCGATCCATCTGTCGGAGATGGACGTCTCGCTGATCCACGGCGGACTGTTCGCGTCGCGCCGCGACAGCGAGCTGGCCCAGGCGCGGCTCTATGGCGAGGCGATGGAGGCCTTCGCCGCCCTGCCCGAACGACAGCAGTTCGCGTTCACGGTCTGGGGCCTGCGCGACAGGGACAGCTGGCTGACTCGCCAGAACGCCCAGGACGCGCCGCTGCTGTTCGACGATCGGGGACAGCCCAAGGCGGCGTTCGCCGCCGTGGTCGACGCGCTCAGACGTTGA
- a CDS encoding flagellar export protein FliJ: MKAMNSLIRISTHEVENLQKRLAEIVDRRTACELRMVVMEAEGEAELQRARQDADAGWYLVGFREGLKLRRAAVQAEIDTITIEEAGARDALAEAFEALKKYEHVREATRTAARKEAEKRETAALDELGLRRAAGR, encoded by the coding sequence ATGAAGGCGATGAACTCCCTGATCCGCATCTCGACCCACGAGGTCGAGAACCTGCAGAAGCGCCTGGCCGAGATCGTCGACCGGCGCACGGCTTGCGAGCTTCGGATGGTGGTGATGGAGGCCGAGGGGGAGGCCGAGCTGCAGCGCGCCCGCCAGGACGCCGACGCCGGCTGGTACCTGGTCGGCTTCCGCGAAGGGCTGAAGCTGCGCCGGGCCGCGGTCCAGGCTGAGATCGACACCATCACCATCGAGGAGGCCGGCGCCCGCGACGCCCTGGCCGAAGCCTTCGAGGCGCTGAAGAAATACGAGCACGTCCGCGAGGCGACCCGGACCGCCGCCCGCAAGGAAGCCGAGAAGCGCGAGACCGCCGCCCTGGACGAGCTCGGCCTGCGCCGGGCGGCGGGGCGGTGA
- the fliI gene encoding flagellar protein export ATPase FliI yields the protein MRSLIAAVERIEPLSVSGRVAAVNGLLIEARGGLTHLPVGARAEIERRNAEPLPAEVVGFRETRALLMPFGPVEGVAPGAEIQIRPEGANVRPTKAWLGRIVDAFGQPIDGKGPLPQGQAAYPLRAAPPAAHARGRVGERLDLGVRAMNVFTTTCRGQRLGIFAGSGVGKSVLLSMLAREATCDAVVVGLIGERGREVREFIEETLGEEGLKRAVVVVATSDEPALKRRQAAYMTLAVAEALRDQDLEVLCLMDSVTRFAMAQREIGLAAGEPPTTKGYTPTVFTELPKLLERAGPGPIRPDGTTAGPITGLFTVLVDGDDHNEPIADAVRGILDGHIVMERGIAERGRFPAINVLKSISRTMPGCQLPHEREIVKAARQTLAAYSNMEELIRIGAYRAGSDPQIDRAIALNPALEGFLSQDKDEATSLDDSFGGLDAILAGDFA from the coding sequence TTGCGCAGTCTCATCGCCGCCGTCGAGCGTATCGAACCACTGTCCGTGTCGGGGCGGGTCGCGGCCGTCAACGGGCTGCTGATCGAGGCGCGCGGGGGCCTGACCCACCTGCCCGTCGGCGCGCGGGCCGAGATCGAGCGGCGCAACGCCGAGCCCCTGCCGGCCGAGGTCGTCGGCTTCCGCGAGACCCGCGCCCTGCTGATGCCGTTCGGCCCCGTCGAGGGCGTGGCGCCCGGCGCCGAGATCCAGATCCGGCCGGAGGGCGCCAACGTCCGGCCGACCAAGGCCTGGCTGGGCCGCATCGTCGACGCCTTCGGCCAGCCGATCGACGGCAAGGGTCCGCTGCCCCAGGGCCAGGCCGCCTACCCGCTGCGCGCCGCGCCGCCCGCCGCTCACGCGCGCGGCCGGGTCGGGGAGCGGCTGGACCTGGGCGTGAGGGCGATGAACGTCTTCACCACCACCTGCCGCGGCCAGCGCCTGGGCATCTTCGCCGGCTCGGGCGTGGGCAAGTCGGTGCTGCTGTCGATGCTGGCGCGGGAGGCGACCTGCGACGCCGTCGTGGTCGGCCTGATCGGCGAACGCGGCCGCGAGGTGCGCGAGTTCATCGAGGAGACCCTGGGCGAGGAAGGCCTCAAGCGCGCCGTGGTGGTCGTGGCCACCTCCGACGAGCCGGCCCTCAAGCGCCGCCAGGCCGCCTACATGACCCTGGCCGTGGCCGAGGCCCTGCGCGACCAGGACCTGGAGGTGCTGTGCCTGATGGACAGCGTCACCCGTTTCGCCATGGCCCAGCGCGAGATCGGCCTGGCCGCGGGCGAACCGCCGACGACCAAGGGCTACACGCCGACCGTCTTCACCGAGCTGCCCAAGCTGCTGGAGCGCGCCGGACCGGGCCCGATCCGGCCGGACGGCACCACGGCCGGCCCGATCACCGGCCTGTTCACGGTGCTGGTCGACGGGGACGATCACAACGAGCCGATCGCCGACGCGGTCCGCGGCATCCTGGACGGCCACATCGTCATGGAGCGCGGCATCGCCGAGCGCGGGCGTTTTCCGGCCATAAACGTTCTCAAGTCCATAAGTCGGACCATGCCCGGCTGCCAGCTGCCGCATGAACGGGAAATCGTGAAGGCCGCCCGCCAGACCCTGGCGGCGTACAGCAACATGGAAGAGCTGATCCGCATCGGCGCCTATCGCGCCGGCTCCGATCCCCAGATCGACCGCGCCATCGCCCTGAACCCGGCGCTGGAAGGCTTCCTGTCCCAGGACAAGGACGAAGCCACCAGCCTGGACGACAGCTTCGGCGGCCTCGACGCCATCCTGGCGGGTGACTTCGCATGA
- a CDS encoding winged helix-turn-helix transcriptional regulator — protein MGRTADYSQQTCGIAGALEIIGDPWTLLILRDAFRGVRRFEQWQERLGVARNVLAARLKTLVAHGVLETRRYSERPPRHEYVLTKKGQDLRGVLLTMADWGNKHVYEGKAPVQFVHDHCGQPFTPRIVCDHCGEALIPGDLRHVHLHEDAPTVGEALAKAKG, from the coding sequence ATGGGTAGGACAGCGGACTATTCGCAGCAGACGTGCGGCATCGCCGGAGCGCTCGAGATCATCGGCGATCCCTGGACTCTCCTGATCCTGCGGGACGCCTTCCGGGGCGTGCGCCGGTTCGAGCAGTGGCAGGAGCGGCTGGGCGTCGCCCGCAACGTGCTGGCGGCCCGGCTGAAGACGCTGGTCGCGCACGGCGTGCTGGAGACCCGCCGCTATTCCGAACGTCCGCCGCGGCACGAGTATGTCCTCACGAAGAAGGGTCAGGACCTGCGCGGCGTGCTGCTGACCATGGCCGACTGGGGCAACAAGCACGTCTACGAGGGCAAGGCGCCGGTCCAGTTCGTCCACGACCACTGCGGCCAGCCGTTCACCCCGCGCATCGTCTGCGACCACTGCGGCGAGGCCCTGATCCCCGGCGACCTGCGCCACGTCCACCTGCACGAGGACGCTCCGACCGTCGGCGAGGCGCTGGCCAAGGCTAAGGGGTAG
- a CDS encoding acetyl-CoA C-acyltransferase, with amino-acid sequence MAAADPVVIASYARTPMGGFQGALAGAKATELGAAAVKAALERAGLAGEKVEQIIMGCVLPAGLGQAPARQAALGAGLPLSVEATTVNKMCGSGMQAAIMAHDALAAGSVDVIVAGGMESMTNAPYVMAKHRSGARIGHDVISDSMYLDGLEDAYTPGKLMGAFAEDAARQYQFTREEQDAYAIESLSRAVKATQSGAFAGEIVPVTIKTRKGEEVVSTDEQPGKADPAKIPTLKPAFAKDGTITAANASSISDGAAALVMTRESVAKDLGLPIVAKVVSHAAHAHEPGMFTTAPVPAMQKALKKAGWSVEDVDLFEVNEAFAVVAMIAQRELGIPREKLNVNGGATALGHPIGASGARILATLIAALQARGGKKGLASLCIGGGEATAMAVELV; translated from the coding sequence ATGGCCGCCGCCGATCCCGTCGTCATCGCTTCCTACGCCCGCACGCCCATGGGCGGCTTCCAGGGCGCGCTCGCCGGCGCCAAGGCGACCGAGCTGGGCGCCGCCGCCGTGAAGGCCGCGCTGGAGCGCGCCGGTCTCGCTGGCGAAAAGGTCGAGCAGATCATCATGGGCTGCGTCCTGCCCGCGGGCCTGGGCCAGGCGCCCGCCCGTCAGGCCGCCCTGGGCGCCGGCCTGCCGCTGTCGGTCGAGGCGACCACGGTCAACAAGATGTGCGGCAGCGGCATGCAGGCCGCGATCATGGCGCATGACGCCCTGGCGGCCGGCTCGGTCGACGTCATCGTCGCCGGCGGCATGGAGAGCATGACCAACGCCCCCTACGTGATGGCCAAGCACCGTTCGGGCGCCCGCATCGGCCACGATGTGATCAGCGACAGCATGTACCTGGACGGGCTGGAGGACGCCTACACCCCGGGCAAGCTGATGGGGGCCTTCGCGGAGGACGCGGCCCGCCAGTACCAGTTCACCCGCGAAGAGCAGGACGCCTACGCCATCGAGAGCCTGTCGCGCGCCGTGAAGGCGACGCAGAGCGGGGCCTTCGCCGGCGAGATCGTCCCGGTCACCATAAAGACCCGCAAGGGCGAGGAAGTCGTCTCAACCGACGAACAGCCCGGCAAGGCCGATCCGGCCAAGATCCCGACCCTGAAGCCCGCGTTCGCCAAGGACGGCACGATCACCGCCGCCAACGCCAGCTCGATCAGCGACGGCGCCGCCGCCCTGGTCATGACCCGCGAGAGCGTGGCCAAGGACCTGGGCCTGCCGATCGTGGCCAAGGTCGTGTCGCACGCCGCCCACGCCCACGAGCCGGGAATGTTCACCACCGCCCCGGTGCCGGCCATGCAGAAGGCGCTGAAGAAGGCCGGCTGGAGCGTCGAGGACGTCGACCTGTTCGAGGTCAACGAGGCCTTCGCCGTGGTCGCCATGATCGCCCAGCGCGAACTCGGCATCCCGCGCGAGAAGCTGAACGTCAACGGCGGCGCCACCGCGCTGGGCCACCCGATCGGCGCGTCCGGCGCCCGTATCCTGGCCACCCTGATCGCGGCGCTGCAGGCGCGCGGCGGCAAGAAGGGCCTGGCCAGCCTCTGCATCGGCGGCGGCGAGGCCACGGCCATGGCGGTGGAGCTGGTCTGA
- a CDS encoding GNAT family N-acetyltransferase has translation MTHVTDNAAAGRYELVEDGETAYADYRRQSDRLIIDYVFSPPPLRGTGTSGRLMEGVVADARAKGLKITPLCGYAAAWLKRHPETHELLT, from the coding sequence ATGACTCACGTGACCGACAACGCCGCCGCCGGACGCTACGAACTGGTCGAGGATGGCGAGACCGCCTACGCCGATTACCGTCGCCAGTCCGACCGGCTGATCATCGACTATGTCTTCTCGCCCCCGCCGCTGCGCGGAACGGGAACGTCCGGACGCCTGATGGAGGGCGTGGTCGCCGACGCCCGCGCCAAGGGGCTGAAGATCACCCCCCTTTGCGGGTATGCGGCCGCCTGGCTGAAGCGGCATCCAGAGACCCACGAACTGCTGACCTGA
- a CDS encoding amidase, with protein sequence MGFAEYASYDGLGLAELVRKGEVSPAELVEAAIERIERHNGKLNAVTYKAYDEARKVAAGDLPDGPFKGAPFLIKDLGAKVTGWPRTSGSNYADVAADSEDSELIRRYRASGVVLLGKTNTPEYGIPGITQSERLGPCGNPWNPEHVSGGSSGGAASATAAGIVPLAHASDGLGSIRIPAANCGLVGMKITRDRTPICETTDGAMGFSVHHVVSRTVRDSAAMLDATGGPQPGDPFAPPQKERPFLEEVSRSPGKLRIAWSLETPSGRPMGEEMIAATHRTVAVLKALGHDVFEMGLGIDYRLMYRAQGYVSASNFAASMQRRAEAYGREPEPGELGPLAQRAWDAGRRVTGQQAFWGWQQLRLSNIQVLERFQQFDVFLTPTMSTPSPRIDWLDPLALADDLREFDKRQAATYGTTPTFNFTGQPSLSLPLWQSQDNLPLGMMFSGRFGDEATLYRLAGQLEKEIPWIDRKPVVWG encoded by the coding sequence ATGGGGTTCGCGGAGTATGCGTCGTACGACGGCCTGGGTCTGGCCGAACTGGTGCGGAAGGGCGAAGTCTCGCCGGCCGAGCTGGTCGAGGCGGCGATCGAGCGGATCGAGCGCCACAACGGCAAGCTCAACGCCGTCACCTACAAGGCCTATGACGAGGCGCGGAAGGTCGCCGCCGGCGACCTGCCCGACGGACCGTTCAAGGGCGCGCCGTTCCTGATCAAGGACCTGGGCGCCAAGGTTACCGGCTGGCCGCGCACCTCGGGCTCGAACTACGCCGACGTCGCCGCCGACAGTGAGGACAGCGAGCTGATCCGCCGCTACCGCGCCAGCGGGGTGGTGCTCCTCGGCAAGACCAACACCCCGGAGTACGGCATCCCGGGCATCACCCAGTCGGAGCGACTGGGGCCCTGCGGCAATCCCTGGAATCCGGAGCATGTCTCGGGCGGTTCGTCGGGCGGCGCGGCCAGCGCCACGGCGGCGGGGATTGTCCCCCTGGCCCACGCCAGCGACGGCCTGGGCTCGATCCGCATCCCGGCGGCCAACTGCGGTCTGGTCGGAATGAAGATCACCCGTGACCGCACCCCGATCTGCGAGACCACCGATGGGGCCATGGGCTTCTCGGTGCACCACGTCGTCAGCCGCACGGTCCGCGACAGCGCCGCCATGCTGGACGCCACGGGCGGTCCTCAGCCGGGCGATCCGTTCGCCCCGCCGCAGAAGGAGCGGCCCTTCCTCGAGGAGGTCTCGCGCAGCCCCGGCAAGCTGCGTATCGCCTGGTCGCTGGAGACGCCCAGCGGCCGGCCGATGGGCGAGGAGATGATCGCCGCCACCCACCGCACCGTCGCCGTGCTGAAGGCGCTCGGCCATGACGTCTTCGAGATGGGCCTGGGGATCGACTACCGCCTGATGTACCGGGCTCAGGGCTACGTCTCGGCCAGCAATTTCGCCGCCTCGATGCAGCGTCGGGCCGAGGCCTACGGCCGCGAGCCTGAGCCGGGCGAACTCGGCCCCCTGGCCCAGCGCGCCTGGGACGCCGGCCGTCGCGTCACCGGCCAGCAGGCCTTCTGGGGCTGGCAGCAGCTCCGCCTCAGCAACATCCAGGTCCTGGAGCGTTTTCAGCAGTTCGACGTCTTCCTGACGCCGACCATGAGCACGCCGTCGCCGCGGATCGACTGGCTGGACCCCTTGGCTCTTGCCGACGACCTGCGCGAGTTCGACAAGCGCCAGGCCGCCACCTACGGCACCACCCCGACCTTCAACTTCACCGGCCAGCCGTCGCTGTCCCTGCCGCTCTGGCAGAGCCAGGACAACCTGCCGCTGGGCATGATGTTCAGCGGCCGTTTCGGCGACGAGGCGACCCTGTACCGCCTGGCCGGCCAGCTGGAGAAGGAGATCCCCTGGATCGACCGCAAGCCTGTGGTGTGGGGGTAG
- a CDS encoding quinone oxidoreductase family protein, whose protein sequence is MKAAVYYENGTPDVLRYEDVPDPVCHPKGVIIRVLAVSIEGGDTLNRWRGPLVTTPHIVGYQASGEIVEVGSEVEHLKVGQKVATVDGFGSHAELRPVPARNCWPIPDGFDPRLAAVIPVAFGTAHDCLFEFGRLKAGETVLVQAGASGVGLAAIQLAKRAGATVLATASSDERLERLKQWGLDHGVNYKAEDVARAVMRLTDKKGVNLVVDSVGGATLAGSLASLGHRGRCSMVGNAGREPMTVDVSSLMGGNRSLTGVFLGAEIMTDRAHDMIQGLIDSAARGEIEVVIDREFPLSEAAAAHAYIESRQAVGRVLLIP, encoded by the coding sequence ATGAAAGCCGCCGTCTACTACGAGAACGGAACCCCCGACGTCCTGCGCTACGAGGACGTCCCCGACCCCGTCTGCCATCCGAAGGGCGTGATCATCCGGGTCCTGGCCGTGAGCATCGAGGGCGGCGACACCCTGAACCGCTGGCGCGGACCGCTCGTGACCACCCCGCACATCGTCGGCTACCAGGCCTCGGGCGAGATCGTCGAGGTCGGCTCGGAGGTCGAGCATCTGAAGGTCGGCCAGAAGGTCGCCACCGTCGACGGCTTCGGCAGTCACGCCGAGCTGCGTCCGGTTCCGGCCCGCAACTGCTGGCCGATCCCCGACGGCTTCGATCCTCGGTTGGCCGCCGTGATCCCGGTGGCCTTCGGCACCGCCCACGACTGCCTGTTCGAGTTCGGACGGCTGAAGGCGGGCGAGACCGTGCTGGTCCAGGCGGGGGCCTCGGGCGTAGGCCTGGCCGCCATCCAGCTGGCCAAGCGCGCCGGCGCGACAGTGCTGGCCACGGCCTCCAGCGACGAGCGGCTGGAACGCCTGAAGCAGTGGGGCCTCGACCATGGCGTCAACTACAAGGCCGAGGACGTCGCCCGGGCGGTGATGCGCCTCACCGACAAGAAGGGCGTGAACCTGGTCGTCGACAGCGTCGGCGGCGCGACCCTGGCCGGCTCCTTGGCCTCGCTGGGTCATCGCGGCCGCTGCTCGATGGTCGGCAACGCCGGACGCGAACCCATGACGGTGGACGTCTCCAGCCTGATGGGCGGCAACCGCAGTTTGACCGGCGTCTTCCTGGGCGCCGAGATCATGACCGACCGGGCCCACGACATGATCCAGGGCCTCATCGACAGCGCCGCCCGCGGCGAGATCGAGGTGGTCATCGACCGCGAGTTCCCGCTGTCGGAAGCCGCCGCCGCCCATGCCTATATCGAGAGCCGCCAGGCCGTCGGACGGGTGCTGCTGATCCCCTAG
- a CDS encoding alpha/beta hydrolase, whose product MAAKPNIILVHGAWGDASHWRHVIPPLDAKGYRVTAVQNPLTSLADDVDRTRRLAAAQDGPTILVGHSYGGAVISGAGHEANVVGLVYVAAFGPDEGESLGGIFGRREPPSGGAAIRPDADGFLWLDRGLFHQSFCQDLDATESLVMALTQKPIAGRCFEDKAGPPAWKTKPSWYQVSTGDHMIPPQTEQEMAERMNARKIVSLDASHASLASRPDEIVALVEEAAAGVG is encoded by the coding sequence ATGGCGGCCAAACCGAACATCATCCTCGTCCACGGGGCCTGGGGCGACGCCTCGCACTGGCGGCATGTGATCCCGCCGCTGGACGCCAAGGGCTATCGCGTTACGGCGGTGCAGAACCCGCTGACCTCGCTGGCCGACGACGTCGACCGCACCCGGCGGCTGGCCGCGGCCCAGGACGGTCCGACGATCCTGGTCGGCCATTCCTACGGCGGGGCGGTGATCTCGGGCGCCGGACATGAGGCCAACGTCGTCGGCCTGGTCTATGTCGCCGCCTTCGGCCCCGACGAGGGCGAGAGCCTGGGCGGGATCTTCGGCCGGCGCGAGCCGCCGTCCGGCGGTGCCGCCATCCGGCCGGACGCCGACGGCTTCCTGTGGCTGGACCGCGGCCTGTTCCACCAGAGCTTCTGCCAGGACCTCGACGCGACCGAATCCCTGGTCATGGCGCTGACCCAGAAGCCGATCGCCGGCCGCTGCTTCGAGGACAAGGCCGGGCCGCCCGCTTGGAAGACCAAGCCCAGCTGGTATCAGGTCTCGACCGGCGACCACATGATCCCGCCCCAGACCGAGCAGGAGATGGCCGAGCGGATGAACGCCCGGAAGATCGTCTCCCTCGACGCCAGCCACGCCTCCCTGGCCTCGCGGCCGGACGAGATTGTGGCCCTCGTCGAGGAAGCGGCGGCTGGCGTAGGCTGA
- a CDS encoding LLM class flavin-dependent oxidoreductase has product MAKLSVLDLAPVVQGSTVAQALNNSLDLAQHAERWGYERFWLAEHHNMRGIASAATSVLIGHVANGTSTIRVGAGGIMLPNHAPLQIAEQFGTLAALYGPRIDLGLGRAPGTDQLTARALRRTMVGDVDRFPQDVVELLRYFKPAEPGQAVVATPGEGLDVPVWILGSSQFGAHLAAALGLPYAFASHFAPQEMEAAIAAYRERFEPSEHLDRPYVMLGVNIFAADTDEEARLLFTSLQQAFVNLALGKPGRLPPPVEGFGDDLDPMSAARLRQALRCSIVGGPETVRQGIAEFAHRTGADELMVTAQIHDHAARLRSFEITAEAHRA; this is encoded by the coding sequence ATGGCCAAGCTCTCCGTTCTCGATCTCGCGCCCGTCGTCCAGGGCTCCACCGTCGCCCAGGCGCTGAACAACAGCCTCGACCTGGCCCAGCATGCCGAGCGATGGGGCTATGAGCGGTTCTGGCTGGCTGAGCACCACAACATGCGCGGCATCGCCAGCGCCGCGACCTCGGTGCTGATCGGCCATGTCGCGAACGGCACCTCGACGATCCGCGTCGGGGCCGGCGGGATCATGCTGCCCAACCACGCGCCGCTGCAGATCGCCGAGCAGTTCGGCACCCTGGCCGCCCTCTACGGCCCGCGCATCGACCTGGGACTCGGCCGCGCGCCGGGCACCGACCAGCTGACAGCCCGGGCCCTGCGCCGGACGATGGTCGGGGACGTCGACCGCTTCCCGCAGGACGTCGTCGAGCTGCTCCGCTACTTCAAGCCGGCCGAGCCGGGGCAGGCCGTGGTCGCCACGCCGGGCGAAGGGCTGGACGTGCCGGTCTGGATCCTGGGCTCCAGCCAGTTCGGGGCTCATCTGGCCGCGGCGCTGGGACTGCCCTACGCCTTCGCCTCCCATTTCGCGCCGCAGGAGATGGAGGCCGCCATCGCCGCCTATCGGGAACGGTTCGAGCCGTCGGAGCATCTCGACCGCCCCTATGTGATGCTGGGGGTGAACATCTTCGCCGCCGACACGGACGAGGAGGCGCGGCTGTTGTTCACCTCGCTGCAGCAGGCTTTCGTCAACCTGGCGCTGGGCAAGCCCGGCCGACTGCCGCCGCCGGTGGAAGGCTTCGGCGACGATCTCGATCCGATGAGCGCCGCCCGCCTGCGTCAGGCGCTGCGCTGCTCGATCGTCGGCGGGCCGGAGACGGTGCGCCAGGGCATAGCCGAGTTCGCCCACCGCACCGGCGCGGACGAGCTGATGGTCACCGCCCAGATCCACGACCACGCCGCCCGCCTGCGCTCGTTCGAGATCACGGCGGAGGCCCATCGGGCGTAG
- a CDS encoding OsmC family protein, which produces MIRKATAHWRGTGRDGDGDLTTDSGVLSQTPYSFKTRFEDTPGTNPEELLAAAHAGCFTMALAFQLQQAGFDPESLETQAAVSLEADPAGGFKITRSALTLTAKVPGLDEAKFDELAGNAEKGCPLSKVINAEITLTKTLL; this is translated from the coding sequence ATGATCCGCAAAGCCACGGCGCACTGGCGCGGCACGGGCCGTGATGGCGACGGCGATCTGACCACCGATTCCGGCGTGCTCTCCCAGACGCCCTACAGCTTCAAGACCCGGTTCGAGGACACGCCCGGGACCAATCCGGAGGAGCTTCTGGCCGCGGCCCACGCCGGCTGCTTCACCATGGCCCTGGCGTTCCAGCTGCAGCAGGCCGGCTTCGATCCCGAGAGCCTGGAAACCCAGGCGGCGGTGTCGCTGGAGGCCGATCCGGCTGGGGGCTTCAAGATCACCAGGTCGGCTTTGACCCTTACCGCCAAGGTTCCCGGACTGGACGAGGCCAAGTTCGACGAACTGGCCGGAAACGCCGAGAAGGGCTGCCCTCTGTCGAAGGTGATCAACGCCGAGATCACCCTGACCAAGACGCTTCTCTAG